A window of the Catharus ustulatus isolate bCatUst1 chromosome 23, bCatUst1.pri.v2, whole genome shotgun sequence genome harbors these coding sequences:
- the ACE gene encoding angiotensin-converting enzyme, with amino-acid sequence MPAALGLLLWLSLAGALRPGLEPPQSDSTEQGAAQFAGSYNSTAEIVFFDSVSASWNYNTDLTPENAALQVQASLQEQEFTELWGKKAKELYGDKWNNFSDPELRKIIGSIQTLGPSNLPLEEREQYNTILSDMDKIYSTAKVCLPNGTCWDLEPDLSDIMATSRSYKKLLYAWEGWHNAAGNPLRPKYEKFVNLSNAAYLMDGFNDTGSYWRSWYNSDTFEKDLEHIYNQLEPLYLNLHAFVRRKLYDRYGPKYINLKGPIPAHLLGNMWAQQWNNIYDLMIPFPEKPNLDVTSTMVQQGWNATHMFRVSEEFFTSLGLLEMPPEFWEKSMLEKPTDGREVVCHASAWDFYNRKDFRIKQCTSVTMEQLFTVHHEMGHIQYYLQYKDQPVSFRSGANPGFHEAIGDVLSLSVSTPSHLQKIGLLSNATEDEESNINYLLKMALEKIAFLPFGYLIDQWRWNVFSGRTPPSRYNYDWWYLRTKYQGICAPIPRNESNFDPGAKYHIPGNTPYIRYFVSFILQFQFHKALCQAANHTGPLHTCDIYKSKEAGDKLREVLKAGSSKTWQEILLNLTGTGQMDAGPLLEYFSPVTKWLQEQNNNTNEVLGWPDFDWRPPVPEGYPEGIDKIADEAQAKELLSEYNRTAEEVWKAYTEASWDYNTNITDHNKEVMLEKNLAMSKHTLEYGMRARQFDTTDFQDQSVTRILKKLSVIERAALPENELKEYNTLLSDMETTYSVAKVCRENKTCHPLDPDLTDIMATSRDYNELLFAWKGWRDASGKKMRNNYKRYVELSNKAAVLNGYKDNGAYWRSLYETSTFEEDLERLYLQLQPLYLNLHAYVRRALYKKYGAERINLKGPIPAHLLGNMWAQSWSNIFDLVIPYPDATKVDATPAMKKQGWTPKKMFEESDRFFTSLGLIPMPQEFWDKSMIEKPSDGREVVCHASAWDFYNRKDFRIKQCTVVNMDDLITVHHEMGHVQYFLQYKDQPVSFRDGANPGFHEAVGDVMALSVSTPKHLHSINLLDQVTENEESDINYLMSIALDKIAFLPFGYLMDQWRWKVFDGRIKEDEYNKEWWNLRMKYQGLCPPALRSEDDFDPGAKFHIPANVPYIRYFVSFVIQFQFHQALCDAAGHKGPLHTCDIYQSKEAGKILGDALKLGFSKPWPEAMQLITGQPNMSAEALMSYFEPLMTWLEKENTKNGEVLGWPEYSWTPYTAQGDSGKTDFLGMSLTKSQATAGGWVLLALALIFLITTIILGVKFSSARRKAFKSSSEMELK; translated from the exons GTCCAGGCATCACTGCAGGAGCAAGAGttcacagagctgtggggaaaGAAAGCCAAGGAACTCTATGGCGACAAGTGGAATAACTTCAGTGACCCCGAGCTGAGGAAGATCATTGGATCCATCCAGACCTTGGGACCCTCCAACCTGCCCCTGGAGGAGAGAGAGCAG TACAACACGATCCTGAGTGACATGGACAAAATCTACTCCACGGCCAAGGTGTGCCTGCCCAACGGCACCTGCTGGGATCTGGAGCCAG ACCTCTCGGACATCATGGCCACCTCCCGCAGCTACAAGAAGCTGCTGTACGCCTGGGAGGGCTGGCACAACGCTGCGGGGAACCCGCTGCGCCCCAAGTATGAGAAGTTCGTGAATCTGAGCAATGCTGCCTACCTGATGGACG GATTCAATGACACAGGCAGCTACTGGCGCTCCTGGTACAACTCAGACACCTTTGAGAAGGACCTGGAGCACATCTACAACCAGCTGGAGCCACTCTACCTCAACCTGCATGCCTTCGTGCGGAGGAAGCTGTATGATCGCTATGGACCCAAATACATCAACCTGAAGggtcccatccctgctcacctCCTGG GGAACATGTGGGCTCAGCAGTGGAACAACATCTATGACCTGATGATCCCCTTCCCTGAGAAGCCCAACCTCGATGTCACGAGCACCATGGTGCAGCAG GGCTGGAATGCCACCCACATGTTCCGGGTCTCAGAGGAGTTCTTCACCTCCCTGGGACTTCTGGAGATGCCCCCTGAATTCTGGGAGAAGTCCATGCTGGAAAAGCCGACAGATGGGCGCGAGGTGGTGTGCCACGCCTCAGCCTGGGACTTCTACAACCGCAAGGACTTCAG GATCAAGCAGTGCACGTCGGTGACCATGGAGCAGCTGTTCACAGTGCACCACGAGATGGGCCACATCCAGTACTACCTGCAGTACAAGGACCAGCCCGTGTCCTTCCGCAGCGGGGCCAACCCCGGCTTCCACGAGGCCATCGGTGatgtcctgtccctctctgtctcCACCCCCAGCCACCTCCAGAAAATCGGTCTCCTCAGCAATGCTACTGAGGATGAAG AGAGCAATATCAACTACCTGCTGAAGATGGCCCTGGAGAAGATTGCCTTTCTGCCCTTTGGCTACCTCATCGACCAGTGGCGCTGGAACGTGTTCAGTGGCCGCACGCCACCGAGCCGGTACAACTACGACTGGTGGTACCTGAG AACCAAATACCAGGGTATCTGTGCTCCGATTCCAAGGAATGAAAGCAACTTTGACCCCGGAGCAAAGTACCACATCCCAGGGAACACTCCTTACATCAG GTATTTTGTGAGCTTCATCCTCCAGTTCCAGTTTCACAAGGCACTGTGCCAGGCAGCCAACCACACCGGTCCTCTGCATACCTGTGACATCTACAAGTCCAAGGAGGCTGGAGACAAActcag ggaaGTGCTGAAAGCTGGGTCCTCGAAGACGTGGCAGGAAATCCTCTTGAACCTCACTGGCACAGGTCAGATGGATGCTGGTCCCCTTCTGGAGTATTTCAGCCCTGTCACCAAGTGGCTTCAGGAGCAGAACAACAACACCAATGAGGTGCTGGGCTGGCCTGACTTTGACTGGCGTCCCCCTGTCCCTGAAGGCTACCCTGAAGGCATTG ACAAAATAGCAGATGAGGCACAAGCTAAAGAGCTCTTGTCCGAGTACAACAGGACAGCTGAGGAAGTGTGGAAAGCCTACACCGAGGCGTCCTGGGACTACAACACCAACATCACTGACCACAACAAGGAGGTCATG CTGGAGAAGAACTTGGCCATGTCCAAGCACACCCTGGAGTATGGCATGAGGGCCAGGCAGTTTGACACCACCGATTTCCAGGACCAAAGTGTCACCCGCATCCTCAAGAAGCTGAGTGTCATTGAGAGGGCAGCCCTACCTGAAAATGAGCTGAAGGAG TATAACACCCTCCTCTCAGATATGGAGACCACGTACAGCGTGGCCAAGGTCTGCAGAGAGAACAAAACCTGTCACCCACTGGATCCTG ACCTCACAGACATCATGGCCACCTCTCGGGACTACAATGAGCTCCTGTTCGCCTGGAAGGGCTGGCGGGATGCTTCTGGGAAGAAGATGAGGAACAACTACAAGCGATACGTGGAACTGAGCAACAAGGCAGCCGTGCTCAATG GCTACAAAGACAATGGGGCCTACTGGAGATCCCTGTATGAGACATCCACCTTTGAGGAAGACCTGGAGAGGCTgtatctgcagctgcagcccctgtaCCTCAACCTACACGCTTACGTACGCCGAGCCCTCTACAAAAAGTACGGTGCAGAGCGCATAAACCTGAAgggtcccatccctgcccatctgCTAG GCAACATGTGGGCTCAGTCATGGTCCAACATTTTCGACCTGGTGATACCTTACCCAGATGCCACCAAGGTGGATGCCACCCCAGCCATGAAAAAACAG ggctggacaccCAAGAAAATGTTTGAAGAGTCAGACCGTTTCTTCACCTCCCTGGGCCTCATCCCAATGCCACAGGAGTTCTGGGACAAGTCCATGATCGAGAAGCCCTCGGACGGGCGGGAGGTGGTGTGCCACGCCTCAGCCTGGGATTTCTACAATCGCAAGGACTTCAG GATCAAGCAGTGCACCGTGGTGAACATGGATGACCTCATCACAGTGCACCACGAGATGGGCCATGTCCAGTATTTCCTGCAGTACAAGGACCAGCCCGTGTCCTTCCGTGACGGAGCCAACCCTGGCTTCCATGAGGCTGTTGGGGATGTCATGGCCTTGTCTGTCTCCACCCCCAAACACCTGCATAGCATCAATCTGCTGGACCAAGTCACAGAAAACGAag AAAGTGATATTAACTACCTGATGAGCATCGCCCTGGACAAAATCGCCTTCCTGCCCTTCGGGTACCTCATGGACCAGTGGCGCTGGAAGGTGTTTGATGGCCGGATCAAGGAGGATGAGTACAACAAGGAGTGGTGGAACCTGAG GATGAAGTACCAGGGCTTGTGCCCACCAGCACTGAGGTCTGAAGACGATTTTGATCCCGGGGCAAAGTTTCACATCCCTGCCAACGTCCCCTACATTAg GTACTTTGTCAGCTTTGTGATCCAGTTCCAGTTCCACCAGGCACTCTGTGATGCAGCTGGGCACAAGGGTCCCCTGCACACCTGTGACATCTACCAGTCCAAGGAGGCCGGGAAGATCTTGGG GGATGCCCTGAAGCTGGGTTTCAGCAAGCCGTGGCCCGAAGCCATGCAGCTCATCACAGGCCAGCCCAACATGTCAGCAGAGGCCCTGATGAGCTACTTCGAGCCACTCATGACATGGCTGGAGAAGGAGAACACGAAGAACggggaggtgctgggctggCCCGAGTACAGCTGGACTCCTTACACAG ccCAAGGCGACTCCGGCAAAACTGATttcctgggaatgtccctgaCCAAAAGTCAAGCCACAGCAGGTGGCTGGGTCCTGCTTGCCCTGGCACTCATCTTCCTGATCACCACCATCATCTTGGGTGTCAAGTTCTCCTCAGCCAGGAGAAAGGCCTTCAAATCCAGCTCAGAAATGGAACTGAAATAA